The following coding sequences lie in one Mucilaginibacter sp. KACC 22773 genomic window:
- a CDS encoding universal stress protein: MKKILVLTDFTANASHAAAAALRIAAKMDAGICLYHTLPYIPLIPGDSGGPYVAETANMLFEDSKERLIQEADKLREVSVMVMGHCLYIEERNGEGSLGDVIGDLTEEPDIEMVIMGGRSGGALEHLITGSNTAAVIRKARKPVLIIPMNAIVNVPEKVVFATDFGTSDIPAVSFLHNLAVRLGFYLDIVHIIPRNEVVTGIGAEVAFRNYLVRHELSYNQVQETDVHKGLQHYCEENGASLLAMSHGEHSFIARMFGHSESRAMIADQRLAVLVFPPGFK, translated from the coding sequence ATGAAAAAAATACTCGTACTCACCGATTTTACAGCCAATGCCTCGCACGCGGCGGCGGCGGCGCTCCGTATTGCCGCCAAGATGGATGCTGGCATCTGTTTATACCATACCTTGCCTTATATTCCGTTGATACCCGGCGATAGCGGCGGCCCGTATGTGGCCGAAACGGCCAACATGCTCTTTGAGGATAGCAAAGAACGCCTGATCCAGGAGGCTGACAAATTAAGAGAGGTTTCGGTAATGGTAATGGGCCATTGCCTGTACATTGAAGAAAGAAACGGTGAGGGCAGCCTTGGCGACGTCATCGGGGACCTTACCGAAGAACCGGACATTGAAATGGTGATTATGGGAGGCAGATCCGGGGGCGCACTGGAACATCTGATCACTGGCAGCAACACCGCTGCTGTTATCCGGAAGGCCCGGAAACCGGTACTTATCATCCCCATGAATGCAATTGTAAACGTGCCGGAAAAGGTTGTTTTTGCCACCGATTTTGGAACATCTGATATACCGGCAGTAAGCTTTCTGCATAATCTGGCAGTGCGGCTGGGTTTCTACCTGGATATTGTTCATATCATCCCTCGTAATGAAGTAGTAACCGGGATCGGTGCCGAGGTTGCCTTTCGAAATTACCTGGTTCGCCATGAGCTCAGCTACAACCAGGTGCAGGAAACAGATGTACACAAGGGGTTACAGCATTACTGCGAGGAAAACGGTGCCAGCCTGTTAGCCATGTCTCATGGAGAACATTCTTTCATTGCCAGGATGTTCGGCCATAGCGAGTCCCGGGCGATGATCGCTGATCAGCGACTGGCGGTGCTGGTTTTCCCACCCGGTTTTAAATAA
- a CDS encoding aminotransferase class V-fold PLP-dependent enzyme — MPNNYSPSRRSLLSILGVLPFAPGLLNSLAKNQADEPGTGLVNDNPLPARDQFAIKGTFLNAAYTHPMSIGSAKNIKSYLDLRLANGKATDTIDQDRNTARTLFARLINADADEISWVPSTMAGENLVVNGLGLPGTAARIVTDAYHFDGSLYLYSEMARQGADVKMVMPKNNKIELADMDAAITPGTKLVAVSLVSMINGFQHDLKALCDIAHARGALVYADIIQAAGAVPIDVHAIGVDFCACATYKWLMGDFGAGFLYVRKDRLPLIKRSQFGYRQLKDMQSHVFPFDTAGNAPFEFVQGDKTRNYFEVGTLGNAAVPALIYSLNYLLQTGVDNIQKYRQPLLDKLQQELPKLGYQPMTPTESTSPIVSFALQGAEKKLHQKLAAAGINIQLYENRFRVSPSVYNTMGDIEHLVRVLS; from the coding sequence ATGCCCAATAATTACAGCCCATCGCGCAGGAGCCTGCTTTCTATTTTGGGCGTGCTACCCTTTGCACCGGGATTATTAAACAGTTTGGCCAAAAACCAGGCTGACGAGCCAGGCACCGGGTTAGTAAACGACAACCCACTCCCCGCCAGGGATCAGTTTGCAATTAAAGGAACATTTTTAAACGCTGCTTATACCCACCCTATGAGCATTGGCAGTGCCAAAAACATCAAAAGCTACCTTGATTTAAGGTTGGCAAACGGAAAAGCAACAGATACGATTGACCAGGACAGAAACACCGCCCGCACCTTATTTGCCCGCCTGATAAATGCCGATGCCGACGAAATTTCATGGGTGCCCAGTACCATGGCTGGCGAAAACCTGGTGGTAAATGGCCTTGGCTTACCAGGAACAGCTGCCAGGATAGTTACCGATGCTTACCATTTTGATGGTTCGTTGTACTTATACTCGGAAATGGCCAGGCAGGGTGCAGATGTAAAAATGGTTATGCCCAAAAACAATAAAATTGAACTGGCCGATATGGATGCCGCCATAACACCGGGTACAAAATTGGTAGCCGTTTCGCTGGTATCGATGATTAACGGCTTCCAGCACGATTTGAAGGCGCTTTGCGATATAGCCCATGCCAGGGGAGCCCTGGTGTACGCGGATATTATACAGGCAGCAGGCGCGGTGCCTATAGATGTGCATGCCATTGGTGTTGATTTTTGTGCGTGCGCCACCTACAAATGGCTAATGGGCGATTTTGGCGCAGGTTTTTTATATGTGCGAAAAGACAGACTACCGTTAATTAAACGCAGCCAGTTTGGCTACCGCCAGCTAAAAGATATGCAATCGCACGTTTTCCCTTTTGATACTGCCGGAAATGCCCCGTTTGAATTTGTGCAGGGCGACAAAACCCGCAATTATTTTGAAGTGGGTACACTGGGCAATGCCGCCGTGCCGGCGCTTATATACTCCCTAAACTACCTGCTGCAAACCGGCGTGGATAACATACAAAAGTACCGCCAGCCCCTGCTTGATAAACTGCAACAGGAATTGCCTAAGCTGGGCTACCAACCCATGACGCCAACTGAATCAACATCGCCGATAGTAAGCTTTGCCCTGCAAGGTGCCGAAAAAAAACTGCACCAAAAACTGGCTGCGGCCGGTATTAACATACAGCTTTATGAAAACCGGTTCCGGGTATCGCCGTCGGTATACAATACCATGGGCGATATTGAGCACCTGGTTCGCGTACTTTCCTGA
- a CDS encoding M1 family aminopeptidase, which yields MTRLLPVIYLLCSAPLFLKAQNKNTAPPLAYHLGWDGKSAILQVSLDYMPANKDSTVFIYGDLNFGGQKEIFNVLQNINTKDKIKLTPRERKITVYHTGAGPTKISYTINGQLVGNPKRATVDELFRPLITPNILYLVPQFFMINPVGHPASEASIQWDTFPAGLPYFMSTAAGAGPAVKQTITLKQEQDVLMLMGANLVINTYKVHGIPYYSITSKSDTINNLKAELKPFFELYFPGLRDFWKDNEAPYYYISVLPLLSIDKPWATGYSQKHGFVMRYSGKFDDDKKRVLAHETSHSWIGNNMQIGNDEFDNQWFGEGFNDYVTMINLVKSGIQDKAAFLGYVNKNNLHDHYSSQVKNAPNDSIAAKFWIDKNYQTLPYKRGFIYAFYFDNQIRLASGGKLSIRDFLLTLFKRNRQIHAANPAANLTLDDYIAAASKFIPKKQVRNEIQTYLIKGKPLDFKTIRLIDGFKMNYHDSIPVLSIGKTINLKKIYAQ from the coding sequence ATGACCCGATTGCTACCGGTAATTTATCTTCTTTGCAGCGCTCCCCTTTTTTTAAAAGCACAAAATAAAAACACTGCACCGCCATTAGCCTATCATCTTGGCTGGGACGGAAAATCGGCCATACTGCAGGTAAGCCTCGACTATATGCCCGCAAACAAAGATAGCACCGTATTTATTTACGGCGACCTCAATTTTGGCGGCCAAAAGGAGATTTTTAACGTGCTGCAAAACATAAACACTAAAGACAAAATAAAGCTTACACCACGCGAAAGGAAAATAACGGTTTACCATACCGGCGCGGGGCCAACTAAAATAAGCTACACCATTAACGGCCAATTGGTTGGCAACCCCAAACGGGCAACAGTTGATGAATTGTTTCGCCCGCTGATAACGCCCAATATATTATACCTGGTGCCCCAGTTTTTTATGATAAACCCGGTGGGGCATCCGGCCAGCGAGGCAAGTATCCAATGGGATACATTTCCGGCGGGTTTACCTTATTTTATGTCGACCGCGGCCGGCGCCGGCCCGGCTGTTAAACAAACCATTACGCTTAAACAGGAGCAGGACGTATTGATGCTGATGGGCGCCAACCTGGTTATTAACACCTACAAAGTACACGGCATCCCCTATTATTCCATTACATCAAAAAGCGATACCATTAACAACTTAAAAGCCGAGCTTAAACCCTTTTTCGAGCTCTATTTTCCGGGGCTGCGCGATTTTTGGAAGGACAACGAAGCGCCTTACTATTACATCAGCGTGCTGCCGCTTTTATCAATTGACAAGCCATGGGCTACCGGGTACAGCCAAAAGCATGGCTTTGTTATGCGTTATTCGGGAAAATTTGACGACGATAAAAAGCGGGTGCTGGCCCATGAAACCTCGCATTCATGGATTGGCAATAACATGCAAATTGGCAACGATGAATTTGACAACCAATGGTTTGGCGAAGGGTTTAATGATTACGTGACAATGATTAACCTGGTAAAATCGGGCATACAGGATAAGGCCGCCTTTTTGGGCTATGTGAATAAAAACAATTTGCACGACCATTATAGCAGCCAGGTAAAAAACGCGCCAAATGACTCCATCGCTGCCAAATTCTGGATTGATAAAAACTACCAGACCCTGCCTTATAAAAGAGGTTTCATTTATGCCTTTTACTTCGATAACCAAATCCGGCTGGCCTCGGGCGGCAAACTTTCTATCAGGGATTTCCTGCTGACTTTATTTAAAAGAAACCGGCAGATTCATGCCGCAAACCCGGCCGCCAATTTAACTTTGGACGATTATATTGCCGCGGCATCAAAATTCATCCCCAAAAAGCAGGTACGTAACGAAATACAAACCTACCTGATTAAAGGCAAACCGCTCGACTTTAAAACCATCCGGCTGATTGATGGCTTTAAGATGAATTACCACGATAGCATACCGGTGTTATCAATAGGCAAAACAATCAATTTAAAAAAAATCTATGCCCAATAA
- a CDS encoding glycoside hydrolase family 16 protein, whose translation MEIAPNTTLFTTKHYHKASVLFVAMKRMVLSLAFLVPLIAQGQQIQPDTVGGYKQVWADEFNNEGAPNPANWKFEQGFVRNHEDQWYQAGNATCHNGLLVIEAKKVHLPNPAYVPNSTDWQTSRPFIEYTSACMNTGGLQSWQYGRLIMRGRINTDAGLWPAFWTLGLNKPWPSNGEIDIMEFYQDKLLANIACGTDVPYQAKWYSNIKKLDEFEPGWNQRFHTWRMDWDETSISLYVDDILLNHVALKNLVNQDGSNFNPFKQPHYILLNLAIGGDNGGEPSATTFPKRFEVDYVRVYQK comes from the coding sequence ATGGAAATAGCCCCGAATACAACGCTTTTTACCACTAAGCATTACCATAAAGCAAGTGTTCTTTTTGTTGCGATGAAACGGATGGTGTTAAGCTTAGCATTCCTGGTACCTTTAATAGCACAAGGCCAGCAAATTCAGCCTGATACCGTTGGCGGGTATAAGCAGGTTTGGGCCGATGAATTTAATAACGAGGGGGCGCCAAACCCCGCCAACTGGAAGTTTGAGCAGGGTTTTGTACGCAACCATGAAGACCAATGGTACCAGGCCGGCAATGCCACCTGCCACAACGGGTTGCTGGTAATAGAAGCTAAAAAGGTGCACCTGCCCAACCCTGCGTATGTGCCTAACAGTACCGACTGGCAGACCAGCCGACCGTTTATTGAATATACATCGGCCTGTATGAATACCGGTGGCCTGCAAAGCTGGCAATATGGCCGGCTGATTATGCGCGGCCGGATAAATACCGATGCCGGCTTATGGCCGGCTTTCTGGACCTTAGGCCTTAACAAGCCCTGGCCATCAAACGGCGAAATTGACATTATGGAATTTTACCAGGATAAACTGTTGGCCAACATAGCTTGTGGCACCGATGTACCCTACCAGGCCAAATGGTACAGCAATATCAAAAAACTCGATGAATTTGAGCCCGGCTGGAACCAGCGCTTTCATACCTGGCGAATGGATTGGGACGAAACATCTATTAGCCTGTATGTTGATGACATATTACTTAACCATGTGGCTTTAAAAAACCTGGTTAACCAGGACGGCAGCAACTTTAATCCGTTTAAGCAGCCGCATTACATCCTCCTAAACCTGGCCATTGGCGGCGATAACGGCGGCGAACCATCGGCAACCACTTTTCCAAAGCGGTTTGAGGTTGATTATGTGCGCGTGTATCAAAAATAA
- a CDS encoding alpha-L-rhamnosidase, with protein MKKSCLFAVKSITLVFALFFFIYPVNNAAALAVPLKANPAAGVDNLQVEYTDKPIGIDVETPRFSWQMKAPAGARGYVQLSYQLEVKDGAGKPVWNSGKINSSKSSGIEYAGKKLRAATRYTWKVTVWDQTGAMLTNTSWFETGLMDPNPKLSAWDGATWIGGGNNDLVLYSKYLPVFNMNYKLAIAPGSTRASIIMGANDARLMDKNKNIFQVENKKDESYFKIELDISKVGSAGTGNAKINIYRSGYTGNDTATRVLKSFDIKTSVINEGNKNKEHRFAINNEMGTLTFSVDGDYDFLVDNDKTPAAAQPVFPPRGPHRAVITLNPLGARDVISFGLLCDIGYAVDAGQQAAFSGLEVSNARKPGNTLFKEDLSAQNYAGIYKSFIGSGDISIKNNRFLVSGGSQGVFAVADPSHNSMPMLRTQFETNSKKIASARLYVTARGIYEVYLNGKRVGNDYYNPGLTQYNITHLYQTYDVTTMVNNGQNAIGAMLGEGWWSGLLSYGTIWNHFGDRQSLLAKLVIKYTDGSKKVITTNDKDWKYYNKGPIVYSSLDMGEVYDASLETGISNWSTVNYNDNAWQKAVKVPVDGTAYSGISYDFFGHKDDLNYDKLSLIGQIGQPAGIYKTLTAQSMQEVRKGVYVYNMGQNMVGVPKIYIKNGKAGKKLLLRYAEVLYPALKESGKNVGMIMTENYRGALSQDVYTMKDGGQTFQPHFTSHGYQYIEVTGVDEPLPLSAVQGLAMSSIHKLTADYVTSNPKVNKLWSNLTWSNIDNFLTIPTDCPQRNERMGWSGDISIFSRTATYLSNSDQFLRRHLFALRDLQMPNGKFTDIAPVGGGFGGVLWGSAGITIPWEAYQQYEDVALLKEHYPAMARYMSFIDSTISKKTGLSSDSQLGDWLGPQNNQLGTDYLVTAYHIFDLGIMVKVAIALNKPDDAVKYQERYLERKAFFNKTFINADKKAMGLVGRGAFDPPGTKQEFKVADIQTAYAVGLSLGVFNDENIPYMAKNLQAVVERENKDDGGITRPKYSLMTGFIGTAWISKSLSDYGHTDLAYKVLQNNHYPSWLYAIDQGATTIWERLNGYTVENGFGGNNSMNSFNHYSFGAIGQWMMAYSLGIQRGEVGFKNFILQPEPDPTGQMTYAKGYYDSPYGRINSSWKTAGNTLTYTATVPANTKATLYLPAPSASAVTESGKPAAKAKGIKFLKYADGKAVYELASGSYVFSVGK; from the coding sequence ATGAAAAAGAGTTGCCTGTTCGCTGTTAAAAGTATTACGCTTGTTTTCGCCTTGTTTTTTTTCATTTATCCTGTTAATAATGCAGCCGCATTGGCCGTGCCGTTAAAGGCCAATCCCGCGGCCGGCGTTGATAACCTGCAGGTAGAGTATACAGATAAACCCATCGGTATTGATGTGGAAACACCGCGCTTTAGCTGGCAAATGAAAGCACCGGCAGGGGCAAGGGGCTATGTGCAGCTATCGTACCAGCTTGAAGTAAAAGATGGCGCAGGCAAACCCGTTTGGAACAGCGGGAAGATAAACAGCAGCAAATCATCGGGTATTGAATATGCGGGCAAAAAGCTTAGAGCTGCCACCCGTTACACCTGGAAAGTTACCGTTTGGGACCAAACAGGTGCCATGTTAACCAATACATCCTGGTTTGAAACGGGCTTAATGGATCCCAACCCTAAATTATCGGCCTGGGATGGCGCCACCTGGATTGGCGGCGGCAACAACGATTTGGTTTTATACTCCAAATACCTGCCTGTTTTTAATATGAATTACAAACTGGCCATTGCGCCCGGCAGCACCCGTGCAAGCATCATCATGGGTGCCAATGATGCCCGGTTAATGGATAAAAACAAAAATATTTTCCAGGTTGAGAATAAAAAGGACGAGAGTTATTTTAAAATCGAGCTGGATATTTCAAAGGTGGGCAGCGCCGGTACGGGTAACGCCAAAATTAACATATACCGTAGCGGTTATACCGGCAATGATACCGCTACACGTGTACTTAAATCGTTTGATATTAAAACAAGCGTAATTAACGAAGGCAATAAAAACAAAGAGCACCGTTTTGCAATCAATAACGAAATGGGCACTTTAACCTTTAGCGTAGACGGCGACTATGATTTCCTGGTAGATAATGATAAAACCCCTGCCGCCGCCCAGCCTGTTTTTCCGCCCCGCGGGCCGCACCGGGCGGTAATAACCCTTAACCCGCTGGGCGCGCGTGATGTAATCTCGTTCGGTTTGCTTTGCGATATTGGTTATGCCGTGGATGCCGGGCAGCAGGCCGCATTTTCGGGGCTGGAGGTATCCAACGCGCGCAAACCGGGAAATACCTTGTTTAAAGAGGACTTGTCGGCACAAAATTATGCGGGTATTTATAAATCTTTCATAGGCAGCGGTGACATCAGTATAAAAAACAACCGCTTCCTGGTTTCGGGCGGTAGCCAGGGTGTTTTTGCGGTGGCCGACCCAAGCCATAACTCCATGCCCATGCTACGTACCCAATTTGAAACAAACAGCAAAAAAATTGCAAGCGCCCGCCTGTATGTTACCGCTCGTGGTATTTACGAAGTTTACCTGAATGGCAAACGCGTAGGTAACGATTACTACAATCCCGGTTTAACGCAATACAACATTACCCACCTGTACCAAACCTATGACGTTACCACCATGGTAAACAACGGGCAAAACGCCATAGGCGCTATGCTGGGCGAAGGCTGGTGGAGCGGTTTGTTAAGCTACGGCACCATCTGGAACCACTTTGGCGACAGGCAATCGCTTTTAGCCAAGCTGGTGATTAAATACACCGATGGTTCAAAAAAAGTAATTACTACCAACGATAAGGATTGGAAATATTACAACAAAGGGCCCATAGTTTACAGCAGCCTGGATATGGGCGAAGTTTATGATGCATCATTAGAAACCGGTATCAGCAACTGGAGCACCGTTAATTATAACGATAACGCATGGCAAAAAGCGGTTAAGGTACCGGTAGACGGTACCGCCTATTCGGGTATATCCTATGACTTTTTTGGTCATAAGGACGATCTTAATTACGATAAGCTATCGCTGATTGGACAAATTGGCCAGCCCGCCGGCATTTACAAAACACTTACCGCACAAAGTATGCAAGAAGTACGCAAAGGCGTGTATGTGTACAACATGGGGCAAAATATGGTGGGCGTGCCCAAAATCTATATCAAAAATGGCAAGGCCGGTAAAAAGTTATTGTTGCGTTATGCCGAAGTTTTATACCCGGCCCTCAAAGAATCGGGTAAGAATGTGGGGATGATCATGACCGAGAATTACCGCGGGGCCCTGAGCCAGGATGTGTATACCATGAAGGATGGCGGGCAAACGTTTCAGCCGCACTTTACATCGCACGGGTATCAATATATTGAAGTTACCGGGGTTGATGAACCGCTGCCGTTAAGCGCCGTGCAGGGGTTAGCCATGAGCTCTATCCACAAGCTAACGGCCGACTACGTGACTTCGAACCCTAAAGTAAACAAGTTGTGGTCGAACCTTACCTGGTCAAATATCGATAACTTTTTAACCATCCCTACCGATTGCCCGCAGCGTAACGAGCGCATGGGCTGGTCGGGCGATATCAGTATTTTTTCGCGTACGGCTACCTACCTGTCCAACAGCGACCAGTTTTTGAGGCGGCACCTTTTTGCTCTGCGCGATTTGCAAATGCCCAACGGAAAATTTACGGATATTGCTCCCGTGGGCGGCGGCTTTGGCGGCGTACTCTGGGGCAGCGCGGGTATTACTATCCCCTGGGAAGCATATCAGCAATATGAGGATGTAGCCTTGTTGAAAGAGCATTACCCGGCCATGGCCAGGTACATGAGCTTTATCGACTCCACCATCAGCAAAAAAACAGGCCTCAGTTCCGATTCGCAATTAGGCGATTGGCTTGGTCCTCAAAATAACCAGCTGGGTACCGATTACCTGGTAACGGCTTACCATATTTTCGACCTGGGTATTATGGTAAAGGTTGCCATCGCTTTAAACAAGCCCGACGACGCTGTAAAATACCAGGAAAGGTATCTTGAGCGCAAAGCCTTTTTTAACAAAACCTTTATTAATGCCGATAAAAAAGCGATGGGACTTGTTGGTCGTGGAGCGTTTGACCCGCCGGGTACCAAACAGGAATTTAAAGTAGCCGATATACAAACTGCATATGCTGTCGGTTTGTCGTTAGGGGTTTTTAACGACGAGAACATTCCTTATATGGCCAAGAACCTGCAGGCAGTTGTAGAACGCGAAAACAAGGACGATGGCGGTATTACCCGCCCTAAATACTCCCTCATGACCGGCTTTATCGGTACGGCCTGGATCAGCAAATCGCTATCCGATTACGGGCATACCGACCTTGCCTACAAGGTGCTGCAAAACAACCATTACCCCTCATGGCTATACGCCATTGACCAGGGTGCAACCACCATATGGGAACGTTTGAATGGTTACACGGTTGAAAACGGCTTTGGCGGCAACAACAGCATGAACTCCTTTAACCATTATTCCTTTGGTGCCATTGGCCAGTGGATGATGGCCTACTCACTGGGCATCCAGCGCGGCGAGGTTGGTTTTAAAAACTTTATCCTGCAACCCGAGCCCGACCCAACCGGCCAGATGACCTACGCCAAAGGCTACTACGATTCGCCCTACGGCAGGATAAACAGCAGCTGGAAAACGGCAGGGAATACCCTAACTTATACCGCAACCGTACCGGCAAATACCAAAGCTACTTTATACTTGCCCGCTCCGTCAGCTTCGGCGGTAACCGAAAGCGGCAAACCCGCTGCAAAAGCAAAAGGCATCAAATTTTTAAAGTATGCCGATGGGAAGGCTGTTTATGAACTGGCATCCGGGAGTTATGTGTTTAGCGTGGGGAAATAG
- a CDS encoding DUF1593 domain-containing protein: MKTKLMLVAQVVLSIILATQITASAQTIAKHRLIVITDIGNEPDDFMSMVRLMLYTNQIDIEGLIASTSIHQSKKVSPQLIEKVIRSYEKVQPNLLKHEPGFPTAQKLLSLVKKGLPVYGMEGVGKGKDSEGSDWVIKMLEKNDSRPLWVTVWGGPNVLAQALWKIRETKSEGEAKRLISKLRVYTISDQDNSGPWIRRNFPGLFYIASPGNYYAATWSAILRVFPGANNEVVSNDWLMRNIQQGHGPLGAIYPDVSFGMEGDTPSWLSLIPNGLNNPEHPNWGGWGGRYEFYKPPFDPKLKWIVPLEEETRPFWTNAEDEYTPWVQGKWGRAIVKDTGTYKDNHVTIWRWREEIQHDFAARMAWCNTDYKAANHPPVAKLNMPEQLTVKSGETFSLDGSASYDPDGDALSFHWFQYREAGTLHDTIAVTPAENMSVIPELKAPEVSSRQTTHFILKVTDKGTPRLTRYKRVIVTILPKQ, from the coding sequence ATGAAAACAAAACTAATGCTGGTTGCGCAAGTTGTATTAAGTATTATACTGGCAACACAGATTACGGCTTCTGCACAAACAATTGCCAAACATCGCCTGATTGTAATTACCGACATCGGAAACGAGCCTGATGATTTTATGTCGATGGTCCGGTTAATGCTATACACAAATCAAATCGACATCGAAGGGCTCATCGCTTCAACATCCATTCATCAATCAAAAAAAGTTAGCCCGCAACTCATTGAAAAAGTTATTCGTAGTTATGAGAAGGTGCAACCTAATCTTCTAAAACACGAACCCGGATTTCCAACAGCGCAAAAATTATTAAGCCTGGTAAAAAAAGGTCTTCCGGTTTATGGGATGGAAGGCGTAGGAAAAGGCAAAGATTCGGAAGGGTCGGACTGGGTGATCAAAATGCTTGAAAAGAATGACAGCCGCCCTTTATGGGTGACTGTTTGGGGCGGCCCGAATGTACTGGCGCAGGCACTCTGGAAAATCAGGGAGACTAAAAGCGAAGGGGAAGCAAAAAGGTTGATAAGCAAGCTCAGGGTATACACGATTTCGGACCAGGATAATTCGGGGCCATGGATACGCAGGAATTTCCCCGGCCTGTTCTACATCGCAAGCCCGGGAAATTATTATGCGGCTACATGGTCGGCCATCTTGAGGGTATTTCCCGGCGCCAACAACGAAGTTGTGAGCAATGATTGGCTTATGCGAAATATCCAGCAGGGACATGGGCCGCTGGGGGCAATCTATCCGGATGTGTCTTTTGGCATGGAAGGTGATACCCCGTCCTGGCTCTCGCTGATTCCCAATGGACTGAACAACCCCGAGCATCCAAACTGGGGAGGTTGGGGCGGACGTTATGAATTTTACAAACCGCCCTTTGACCCCAAGCTGAAATGGATTGTTCCGCTGGAAGAAGAGACGAGACCATTTTGGACAAATGCCGAAGACGAATATACACCCTGGGTACAGGGCAAATGGGGGCGTGCCATTGTAAAAGACACAGGCACATACAAAGACAACCATGTAACCATTTGGAGATGGAGAGAAGAAATCCAGCATGATTTTGCGGCAAGAATGGCCTGGTGCAATACGGATTATAAAGCTGCCAATCACCCACCGGTTGCCAAACTCAATATGCCCGAACAGCTTACGGTAAAATCCGGCGAGACATTTAGTCTTGACGGCAGTGCATCCTATGATCCTGATGGAGATGCCCTGAGTTTTCACTGGTTTCAGTACCGGGAAGCGGGAACGTTGCATGATACAATAGCGGTTACTCCGGCAGAAAACATGTCTGTCATTCCGGAACTAAAAGCGCCGGAGGTAAGTAGTCGCCAAACTACTCACTTCATTTTGAAGGTTACCGATAAAGGAACGCCCCGGCTAACCCGGTACAAAAGAGTAATTGTAACCATTCTTCCAAAGCAATAA